Proteins from one Halopseudomonas pelagia genomic window:
- a CDS encoding glutathione peroxidase, whose product MLVSPLAFADCADILRHELQALRSKDSINLCERYAGKPLVIVNTASFCGYTPQFKGLEAVFQRYREQGLEVIGVPSNDFRQEAQDKAAIADVCYVNYGVTFAMTEPQRITGSAAHPFYRDLSEQAGQAPAWNFHKYVLDRDGKVIGSFPSKVSPEDPEFIKAIELAL is encoded by the coding sequence ATGTTGGTCAGCCCGCTGGCGTTCGCCGATTGCGCGGACATTCTCCGCCACGAGCTGCAGGCGCTGCGCTCCAAAGACAGCATCAACCTGTGTGAGCGGTACGCTGGAAAACCCCTTGTCATCGTCAACACCGCGAGTTTTTGTGGTTATACACCGCAGTTCAAAGGGCTGGAGGCGGTGTTCCAGCGCTATCGCGAGCAGGGGCTTGAGGTGATTGGCGTACCGTCCAATGACTTTCGTCAGGAAGCGCAGGACAAGGCCGCTATCGCCGATGTCTGTTACGTGAATTATGGCGTGACCTTTGCGATGACCGAACCGCAGCGGATCACCGGTAGCGCGGCGCATCCCTTCTATCGGGATTTATCCGAGCAGGCAGGGCAGGCGCCCGCCTGGAATTTTCACAAGTATGTTCTGGATCGTGACGGCAAGGTTATCGGCAGCTTCCCCAGCAAGGTCTCGCCGGAAGACCCCGAGTTCATCAAGGCCATCGAGTTGGCGCTCTGA
- a CDS encoding arginine N-succinyltransferase yields the protein MLVQRLSRMTDLPEIERLAAASPVGVTALPADVERLANIIEVSEASMAEDVSFSGEERYFFVMEDTQTGRLAGCSSIIASAGFTEPFYTFRNEMFVHASRELGLHNRIHVLSLCHDLTGHSLLAGFYMQPAFQQASWVELNARGRLLFMANHPQRFAESTSVEIVGVSDEQGNAPFWDALGRHFFAVSYSEAEQIGSSRGRSFLAELMPGYPIYVPMLSDAAQEVIGQVHPSAQAIFDVLMREGFETDNYVDIFDGGPVVHARTAELHSARDSQLVEVEVGHPGAVTGNWLVANQRIGDFRAACLDLAWTQNETLVLSRHDADLLQVATGDRLRLVRGA from the coding sequence ATGCTGGTTCAACGCCTGAGCAGAATGACGGATCTGCCTGAAATCGAACGCCTGGCTGCGGCTAGCCCGGTCGGCGTGACGGCGTTGCCAGCGGATGTTGAGCGTCTGGCGAATATTATCGAGGTATCGGAAGCCTCCATGGCGGAAGACGTCAGCTTCAGCGGGGAAGAACGTTACTTTTTCGTCATGGAAGATACGCAAACCGGCCGGCTGGCGGGCTGCAGCAGCATCATCGCTTCCGCCGGCTTTACCGAGCCCTTCTATACCTTTCGCAATGAAATGTTCGTGCATGCCTCGCGTGAACTGGGTCTGCACAACCGCATCCATGTGCTCTCACTCTGCCATGACCTGACCGGGCACAGCTTGCTGGCCGGCTTTTATATGCAGCCGGCTTTTCAGCAAGCGTCCTGGGTTGAGCTCAATGCGCGCGGTCGGCTGCTGTTTATGGCCAATCACCCGCAGCGCTTTGCCGAATCCACCTCGGTGGAGATTGTCGGCGTCAGTGATGAGCAGGGTAATGCGCCGTTCTGGGACGCGCTGGGGCGGCACTTTTTTGCCGTCAGTTACAGCGAGGCGGAGCAGATTGGCAGCAGCCGTGGCCGCAGCTTCCTTGCCGAGTTGATGCCCGGCTACCCCATCTACGTGCCGATGCTGTCTGATGCCGCGCAGGAAGTTATTGGCCAGGTGCACCCATCCGCCCAAGCAATTTTTGACGTGCTGATGCGTGAAGGTTTCGAAACGGATAATTATGTCGACATATTTGACGGCGGGCCGGTAGTGCATGCCCGTACTGCTGAGTTGCACAGTGCGCGCGATAGCCAGTTGGTGGAAGTTGAAGTGGGTCATCCCGGTGCTGTGACTGGCAACTGGCTGGTGGCGAACCAGCGCATCGGCGATTTTCGCGCGGCCTGCCTGGATCTGGCCTGGACCCAGAATGAGACGCTGGTGCTATCTCGGCATGATGCGGATTTATTGCAGGTCGCCACTGGCGACCGCCTGCGATTGGTAAGGGGAGCCTAG
- a CDS encoding aspartate kinase: MALIVQKFGGTSVGSVERICQVAEKIKGFRARGTDLVVVVSAMSGETNRLIELAKQVQGEPDAREMDVILSTGEQVTIGLLAMALKAIDVPAVSYTGSQVRIVTDSAYNKARIQHIDDANIRAELEAGKVVIVAGFQGVDEQGNITTLGRGGSDTTGVALAAALKADECQIYTDVDGVYTTDPRVVESARRLDKITFEEMLEMASLGSKVLQIRSVEFAGKYNVPLRVLHSFKEGPGTLITLEEGASMEQPVISGIAFNRDEAKLTVRGVPDTPGVAFKILGPISAGNIEVDMIVQNVSRDNTTDFTFTVHRNDFRKAEEILRQVAESIGAREVAGDSKIAKVSIVGVGMRSHAGVASKMFEALSNDGINIQMISTSEIKISVVIDEKYLELAVRGLHTAFGLDADTATEDHL; the protein is encoded by the coding sequence ATGGCACTTATTGTCCAGAAGTTTGGTGGTACCTCGGTTGGCAGTGTGGAACGTATCTGTCAGGTCGCGGAAAAGATCAAGGGCTTTCGAGCTCGTGGCACTGACCTGGTAGTGGTGGTCTCGGCGATGAGTGGCGAAACCAATCGCCTGATTGAGCTGGCCAAACAGGTACAGGGCGAGCCGGACGCGCGCGAGATGGATGTCATCCTGTCCACCGGCGAGCAGGTCACCATTGGCCTGTTGGCGATGGCGCTCAAGGCGATTGATGTGCCAGCGGTGTCCTATACCGGCTCGCAGGTGCGGATCGTTACCGATAGTGCGTACAACAAGGCGAGGATTCAGCATATCGATGACGCCAATATTCGTGCCGAGCTGGAAGCCGGCAAGGTAGTGATTGTTGCCGGCTTCCAGGGTGTGGATGAGCAGGGCAATATCACTACCCTGGGCCGTGGTGGCTCTGATACCACCGGGGTGGCCCTGGCTGCTGCGCTGAAGGCTGACGAGTGCCAGATCTATACCGATGTAGACGGTGTTTATACTACCGACCCGCGCGTGGTCGAGAGCGCCCGACGGCTGGACAAGATTACTTTCGAGGAAATGCTCGAAATGGCCAGCCTTGGCAGCAAAGTACTGCAGATACGTTCAGTTGAATTCGCTGGCAAATACAATGTGCCACTGCGCGTTCTGCACAGTTTCAAGGAGGGTCCCGGGACCCTGATTACCCTCGAGGAAGGTGCTTCAATGGAACAACCCGTTATCTCCGGCATTGCCTTCAACCGTGATGAAGCCAAACTGACCGTCCGCGGTGTGCCGGACACCCCCGGCGTGGCCTTCAAGATTCTCGGCCCGATCAGCGCCGGTAATATTGAAGTGGACATGATTGTGCAGAACGTTTCGCGCGATAACACCACCGATTTCACCTTTACCGTACACCGCAATGACTTCCGCAAGGCCGAGGAGATCCTCCGCCAGGTAGCGGAAAGCATCGGCGCGCGTGAGGTGGCTGGCGACAGCAAGATAGCCAAGGTCTCGATTGTTGGCGTGGGTATGCGCTCGCATGCGGGTGTGGCGAGCAAGATGTTCGAGGCGTTGTCCAATGATGGCATCAATATTCAGATGATCTCGACCTCCGAGATCAAGATTTCTGTAGTGATTGATGAGAAGTATCTCGAGCTGGCTGTGCGCGGCCTGCATACAGCGTTCGGCCTGGACGCGGATACTGCAACAGAAGATCACTTGTAA
- the alaS gene encoding alanine--tRNA ligase, whose amino-acid sequence MKSAEIREAFLHFFEQKGHTRVASSSLIPENDPTLLFTNAGMNQFKDCFLGLEKRAYTRATSSQKCVRAGGKHNDLENVGYTARHHTFFEMLGNFSFGDYFKRDAILYAWEFLTSEQWLNLPKDKLWVTVYATDDEAYDIWTKDVGVSEAHMVRIGDNKGAPYASDNFWAMGDTGPCGPCTEIFYDHGADIWGGPPGSPEEDGDRYIEIWNNVFMQFNRTADGVMHPLPAPSVDTGMGLERISAVMQHVHANYEIDLFQSLLSASAKAIGCEQDDAASLKVVADHIRSCSFLIADGVLPSNEGRGYVLRRIIRRACRHGNKLGAQGVFFHKIVAALVAEMGEAFPELKTQQAHIERVLKGEEEQFAKTLEQGLKILEQDLAGLKGSEIPGEVVFKLYDTYGFPMDLTADIARERELSIDEAGFEKAMEAQRERARSASQFGMDYNGLLKLDVKTRFQGYEGTSGSGTIIALLRDGQEVDQLNDGETGVVVLDQTPFYAESGGQIGDNGYLEGAGVRFDVRDTTKAGAAHLHHGVVAQGSLSKGSSIKAVVDSDVRQATKLNHSATHLLHAALRQVLGEHVSQKGSLVDSQRLRFDFSHFESIKPEQLRELEELVNQQIRLNTPAAVEVTDIETAKRKGAMALFGEKYGDEVRVLTMGDGFSVELCGGTHVSRTGDIGLFKITSEGGIASGVRRIEAVTGQGAIEFMLAAEDQLRQAAQLVKGSRETLLDKLTAVLERNRQLEKDLEQAKAKAASAAGTDLASEVQQVGDLPVLIKRLDGQDGKTLLALMDQLKNKLGSAVVLLGGELDGKVVLVAGVTKDLTSRVKAGDLIRNTAAAVGGKGGGRPDMAQGGGTDPAALDDALADAVRWLQQQ is encoded by the coding sequence ATGAAAAGCGCAGAGATCCGTGAAGCCTTCCTCCACTTTTTCGAACAGAAAGGGCACACCCGTGTTGCCTCGAGTTCGTTGATTCCGGAGAACGATCCGACCCTGCTGTTCACCAATGCAGGCATGAACCAGTTCAAGGACTGCTTTCTGGGTCTGGAAAAGCGCGCCTATACCCGCGCTACCAGCAGCCAGAAATGCGTGCGCGCCGGCGGCAAGCACAATGATCTGGAGAACGTCGGTTATACCGCGCGGCACCATACCTTCTTCGAAATGTTGGGCAACTTCAGTTTCGGAGACTATTTCAAGCGCGACGCCATTCTGTATGCCTGGGAGTTTCTGACCTCGGAGCAGTGGTTGAACCTGCCCAAAGACAAGCTCTGGGTAACGGTTTATGCGACCGACGACGAGGCTTACGACATCTGGACCAAGGACGTCGGTGTGTCTGAAGCGCACATGGTGCGCATTGGTGACAACAAAGGTGCACCTTACGCCTCGGATAATTTCTGGGCGATGGGTGATACCGGTCCCTGCGGGCCTTGCACCGAGATTTTCTACGATCATGGCGCCGATATCTGGGGTGGCCCGCCGGGCAGTCCGGAAGAGGATGGCGACCGTTATATCGAGATCTGGAATAACGTCTTCATGCAGTTCAACCGCACCGCCGATGGCGTCATGCACCCGTTGCCCGCGCCGAGCGTGGATACCGGCATGGGCCTGGAGCGCATCAGTGCGGTGATGCAGCATGTGCACGCCAACTATGAAATCGATCTGTTTCAGAGCCTGCTGTCGGCCTCGGCCAAAGCGATTGGCTGCGAGCAGGACGATGCCGCTTCACTGAAAGTGGTGGCTGATCATATCCGTTCCTGCAGCTTTCTGATTGCCGACGGTGTGCTGCCGTCCAATGAAGGTCGGGGCTACGTGCTGCGGCGGATCATCCGTCGCGCCTGCCGTCACGGCAACAAGCTCGGCGCGCAGGGGGTGTTCTTTCACAAGATCGTCGCCGCGCTGGTCGCCGAGATGGGTGAGGCTTTCCCTGAACTTAAAACCCAGCAGGCGCATATCGAGCGTGTGTTAAAGGGTGAAGAAGAGCAATTTGCCAAGACGTTGGAACAGGGGCTGAAGATTCTGGAACAGGACCTGGCCGGTCTGAAAGGCAGCGAGATACCCGGCGAAGTGGTGTTCAAACTCTATGACACCTATGGCTTCCCGATGGATCTGACGGCGGATATCGCTCGCGAGCGCGAATTGAGTATCGATGAGGCCGGGTTTGAAAAGGCAATGGAAGCCCAGCGGGAACGTGCGCGCTCGGCCAGTCAGTTCGGTATGGACTATAACGGCCTGCTCAAGCTCGATGTAAAAACCCGCTTCCAGGGTTACGAAGGCACCTCGGGCTCAGGCACCATCATTGCGTTGCTGCGCGACGGGCAGGAAGTTGATCAGTTGAACGATGGCGAGACTGGCGTTGTGGTGCTGGACCAGACCCCGTTCTACGCCGAGTCCGGTGGGCAGATTGGCGACAATGGCTATCTCGAAGGCGCTGGTGTGCGCTTTGATGTGCGCGATACCACCAAGGCCGGCGCCGCGCACCTGCATCACGGTGTGGTAGCCCAGGGCAGCCTGAGCAAAGGCTCCAGTATCAAGGCGGTGGTTGATTCTGACGTGCGTCAGGCGACCAAGCTCAATCACTCGGCGACGCATCTGTTGCATGCGGCGCTGCGCCAGGTACTTGGCGAGCACGTCAGTCAGAAAGGCTCGCTGGTAGATAGTCAGCGTTTGCGCTTCGATTTCAGCCATTTTGAATCGATCAAACCTGAGCAGTTGCGTGAGCTGGAGGAGCTGGTCAACCAACAGATTCGTCTGAACACCCCTGCAGCCGTCGAAGTGACTGATATAGAGACGGCGAAGCGCAAGGGCGCCATGGCGCTGTTTGGCGAGAAATACGGTGATGAAGTGCGCGTATTGACCATGGGCGACGGCTTCTCAGTGGAGTTGTGCGGCGGTACCCACGTCTCCCGTACCGGCGATATCGGTTTGTTCAAGATTACCAGTGAGGGTGGCATTGCCTCCGGTGTACGTCGTATTGAAGCGGTGACCGGGCAGGGGGCGATCGAGTTTATGCTGGCCGCGGAAGATCAGTTGCGGCAGGCTGCGCAGTTGGTCAAAGGCAGCCGTGAAACGCTGCTCGATAAACTGACGGCGGTACTGGAACGCAACCGCCAGTTGGAAAAGGATTTGGAGCAGGCCAAGGCCAAGGCCGCCAGCGCTGCTGGCACTGACTTGGCCTCGGAAGTTCAGCAGGTCGGCGATCTGCCGGTGCTGATCAAGCGCCTGGACGGTCAGGATGGCAAGACCCTGCTGGCGCTGATGGATCAGTTGAAAAACAAGCTGGGCTCTGCCGTCGTGCTGTTGGGTGGTGAGCTGGATGGCAAGGTTGTGCTGGTCGCCGGTGTGACCAAGGATTTGACCAGCCGGGTCAAGGCCGGTGATCTGATCCGTAATACTGCTGCGGCGGTAGGCGGCAAGGGCGGCGGCCGGCCCGATATGGCTCAGGGTGGCGGTACTGATCCGGCTGCTCTGGACGATGCGTTGGCCGATGCGGTGCGGTGGTTGCAACAGCAGTAA
- the astA gene encoding arginine N-succinyltransferase — MLVRSARQTDLAVLMQMAANAGSGLTTLPASEERLARRLQIVERSFLGQVEQADADYLFVLEDQHGQVIGTSGMLAAAGMREPWYSYRMGLTVTASRELGVYQQHPTLFLVNDLTAATALCSLYLPAEHRQSDKGRLISKARFLFMAEYAAHFSEQVIVEMRGLSDAVGRSAFWDSLGQHFFKMDFAQADYLTGIGNKAFIAEMMPRFPLYACFLSQAARDAIGQVHPDSEPGLAMVKEEGMTYQGYIDIFDGGATLEAPLAQIRAVRESQLLLLSIGTPGEEAESYLVHNRNRPDCRIISTPARVAAGTLVVAPDAAERLRLRAGTLVRAVSLIGRDSAHLSDPYGA, encoded by the coding sequence ATGCTGGTTCGCAGCGCACGACAGACCGATCTTGCAGTGCTGATGCAGATGGCCGCCAACGCCGGTTCCGGTTTGACCACCTTGCCTGCCAGCGAAGAGCGTCTGGCGCGGCGCTTGCAGATTGTAGAGCGCAGCTTCCTCGGCCAGGTTGAGCAAGCCGATGCCGACTACCTGTTTGTACTGGAGGATCAGCATGGTCAGGTGATCGGTACCAGTGGCATGCTCGCCGCGGCGGGCATGCGCGAACCCTGGTACAGCTATCGCATGGGCCTGACGGTGACCGCCAGCCGTGAACTGGGCGTTTATCAGCAGCATCCGACCCTGTTTCTGGTCAACGATCTGACCGCAGCGACCGCGCTGTGCTCATTATATTTGCCAGCCGAACACCGACAAAGCGACAAAGGCAGGCTTATCTCCAAGGCGCGCTTTCTGTTTATGGCCGAATACGCTGCGCATTTTTCCGAGCAGGTGATTGTAGAAATGCGCGGCCTGTCCGACGCCGTCGGCCGCTCGGCATTCTGGGATAGCCTGGGCCAGCATTTCTTCAAGATGGATTTTGCCCAGGCGGACTATCTGACGGGTATTGGCAACAAGGCTTTTATCGCCGAGATGATGCCGCGCTTTCCGCTCTACGCCTGCTTCCTCAGTCAGGCGGCACGCGATGCCATTGGTCAGGTGCATCCGGACTCCGAGCCGGGCCTGGCCATGGTCAAGGAAGAGGGAATGACCTATCAGGGTTATATCGATATTTTTGATGGTGGGGCTACCCTTGAGGCGCCGCTGGCGCAGATCCGGGCCGTACGCGAGAGTCAGTTGCTGCTGCTGTCGATCGGCACGCCAGGGGAGGAGGCAGAATCCTACCTGGTGCACAATCGCAACCGACCTGATTGCCGCATCATCAGTACGCCCGCACGGGTCGCGGCCGGTACGCTGGTAGTCGCACCCGACGCCGCAGAGCGTCTGCGATTGCGTGCCGGTACCCTGGTGCGCGCGGTATCGCTGATTGGGCGTGACTCTGCACACCTGTCAGATCCGTACGGCGCCTGA